A DNA window from Allokutzneria albata contains the following coding sequences:
- a CDS encoding MFS transporter, translating into MRTGDQVVQELPWRWHTQGTIFLVGGLGFMFDAWDVALNGFLIPLVGAEWGLTTGERGWVGTANLIGMAVGAFAWGGIADLVGRQRAFRWTLLMFSLFTVAGAAAPDFVTFCVFRFLAGVGLGGCIPVDYALVGEFTPARVRGRVLTAMDIWWPIGATLCGLTSTLLAGFGGWRALMLVMVLPALLVFWVRRSVPESPMYLVRRGRGDEARAVIDRLVARTGAEVGPWRLPEPQPAPRLTPRAVAAQVAALWRFSPKITSAAWAVFLTVFVLYYGALTWLPSILKAEGYGDYAAFMVATLMTAVGIVGVLVSAWLVDVVGRKWVIGVSAPLSALALVLFATQLEIASAAKLWIAVYGFLIQITIPALYAYVSELYPTELRASGFGWASTVSRVGAGFVPLLFGTVLWPHLGLPLTFVVIGAAVLLAMLWMSYAAPETRKHELDA; encoded by the coding sequence ATGCGCACTGGTGATCAGGTCGTTCAGGAGCTGCCCTGGCGGTGGCACACCCAGGGAACGATCTTCCTGGTCGGCGGGCTCGGCTTCATGTTCGACGCGTGGGACGTGGCGCTCAACGGCTTCCTCATCCCCCTCGTCGGCGCCGAGTGGGGCCTGACCACGGGCGAGCGCGGCTGGGTCGGCACGGCCAACCTGATCGGCATGGCGGTCGGCGCCTTCGCCTGGGGCGGGATCGCCGACCTGGTCGGGCGGCAACGCGCGTTCCGCTGGACGCTGCTGATGTTCTCGCTGTTCACCGTGGCCGGGGCGGCGGCGCCGGACTTCGTCACCTTCTGCGTGTTCCGGTTCCTCGCCGGGGTCGGGCTCGGCGGCTGCATCCCGGTCGACTACGCGCTCGTCGGCGAGTTCACCCCGGCCAGGGTGCGCGGCCGGGTGCTCACCGCGATGGACATCTGGTGGCCGATCGGCGCGACGCTGTGCGGGCTCACCTCCACCCTGCTCGCCGGCTTCGGCGGCTGGCGGGCGCTCATGCTGGTCATGGTGCTGCCGGCGCTGCTGGTCTTCTGGGTGCGCCGGTCGGTGCCGGAGTCGCCGATGTACCTGGTGCGGCGCGGCCGCGGCGACGAGGCCCGCGCGGTGATCGACCGGCTGGTGGCGCGCACCGGCGCCGAGGTCGGGCCGTGGCGGCTGCCCGAACCGCAGCCCGCTCCCCGGCTCACCCCGCGGGCCGTCGCCGCCCAGGTCGCCGCGCTGTGGCGGTTCAGCCCCAAGATCACCTCAGCGGCCTGGGCGGTGTTCCTGACCGTCTTCGTCCTCTACTACGGCGCGCTGACCTGGCTGCCGAGCATCCTCAAGGCCGAGGGCTACGGCGACTACGCGGCCTTCATGGTGGCGACGCTGATGACCGCCGTCGGGATCGTCGGCGTGCTCGTCTCCGCGTGGCTGGTCGACGTGGTGGGCCGCAAGTGGGTCATCGGCGTCAGCGCCCCGCTGTCCGCGCTCGCCCTGGTCCTGTTCGCCACGCAGCTGGAGATCGCCTCGGCCGCCAAGCTCTGGATCGCGGTCTACGGTTTCCTGATCCAGATCACCATTCCCGCGCTCTACGCCTACGTCTCGGAGCTGTACCCGACCGAGCTGCGCGCGAGCGGGTTCGGCTGGGCGTCCACGGTGAGCCGGGTGGGCGCGGGCTTCGTGCCGTTGCTGTTCGGCACGGTGCTGTGGCCCCATCTCGGCCTGCCGCTGACCTTCGTGGTGATCGGCGCCGCCGTACTGCTGGCGATGCTGTGGATGTCCTACGCCGCACCGGAAACGCGCAAGCACGAACTGGATGCGTGA
- a CDS encoding thymidine kinase, producing the protein MTQTGHTPAVDATHALSPVPSAAARRDQPVPGRIRYYFGPMACGKSTLALQIDHNHARQGRRGLLLVRHDRSGTPTITSRIGITRDAIEVHEEMNIQDLVRAQWAGNQRVDYLIVDEAQFLSPCQVEQLAELADHAQVDIYCFGLAIDFRSHLFPGTQRLVELADELHPVQVEVLCWCGLPGRFNARTQDNRILREGDTVLVADTADGDPGGESTVRYQVLCRRHYRSGELGPQAVPAGQLSLA; encoded by the coding sequence GTGACACAGACCGGACACACACCTGCCGTGGACGCGACGCACGCCCTCTCGCCGGTGCCCTCCGCCGCCGCGCGCCGCGACCAACCCGTGCCCGGCAGGATCCGGTACTACTTCGGCCCGATGGCCTGCGGCAAGTCCACCCTGGCCCTGCAGATCGACCACAACCACGCCCGGCAGGGGCGGCGGGGCCTGCTGCTGGTGCGGCACGACCGCTCCGGGACGCCGACGATCACCAGCCGGATCGGCATCACCCGCGACGCCATCGAGGTGCACGAGGAGATGAACATCCAGGACCTGGTGCGCGCGCAGTGGGCGGGCAACCAGCGGGTGGACTACCTCATCGTGGACGAGGCCCAGTTCCTGTCCCCCTGCCAGGTCGAGCAGCTGGCCGAGCTGGCCGACCACGCGCAGGTCGACATCTACTGCTTCGGCCTGGCCATCGACTTCCGCAGCCACCTCTTCCCCGGGACGCAGCGGCTGGTGGAGCTGGCCGACGAGCTGCACCCGGTCCAGGTCGAGGTGCTCTGCTGGTGCGGTCTGCCCGGCCGGTTCAACGCGCGCACGCAGGACAACCGCATCCTCCGCGAGGGCGACACGGTGCTGGTCGCCGACACCGCCGACGGCGACCCCGGCGGCGAGAGCACGGTCCGCTACCAGGTCCTCTGCCGCAGGCACTACCGCAGCGGCGAACTCGGCCCGCAGGCGGTCCCGGCCGGTCAGCTCAGCCTGGCCTGA
- a CDS encoding TetR/AcrR family transcriptional regulator: MAADHDRPSRAEQRRRTEARILAAARDLFAENGYDRTTIRAVAAAARTDPGLVMRYFGSKDELFARVAELEPEEQAAADSPEAVAELMLDSLVRKLCTESSGTVAMLRSMLTHPDAAQEVRSALAAQQGRLAEAIPGTDAELRAGLLGAVVLGTVTGRDLLRLDGLRDADAERIVDVLRPAIHSIAASQARLS, translated from the coding sequence ATGGCAGCCGACCACGACCGCCCGTCCCGAGCCGAGCAGCGCAGGCGGACCGAGGCCCGCATCCTCGCCGCGGCGCGGGACCTCTTCGCCGAGAACGGCTATGACCGCACGACGATCCGCGCGGTGGCCGCGGCCGCGCGCACCGATCCCGGGTTGGTGATGCGGTACTTCGGCTCCAAGGACGAGCTGTTCGCCAGGGTCGCCGAACTGGAGCCGGAGGAGCAGGCGGCCGCGGACAGCCCCGAAGCGGTCGCCGAGTTGATGCTGGACTCGCTCGTGCGCAAGCTGTGCACGGAATCGTCGGGGACCGTGGCGATGCTGCGCTCGATGCTGACCCACCCGGACGCGGCGCAGGAGGTCAGGTCCGCGCTGGCGGCGCAGCAGGGCAGGCTGGCGGAGGCGATTCCCGGCACGGACGCCGAGCTGCGCGCCGGACTGCTCGGCGCCGTCGTGCTCGGCACCGTGACCGGCCGGGACCTGTTGCGGCTGGACGGACTCCGGGACGCCGACGCCGAGCGGATCGTGGACGTGCTGCGCCCGGCGATCCACTCCATCGCGGCCAGTCAGGCCAGGCTGAGCTGA
- a CDS encoding glycosyltransferase, with protein sequence MVCRAAITRGVRIALVSAEYARHPHADELPRRLTALGHEVTRYAHSTLERDLATDRPDVVHAHSWLSGLAALSAVQHTDIPVVQTCDGLDPAEHRLVKRVVGHTAARIVVACQDDAAELVSSGVRRSRISVVPAGVDTTVFNPEGPVAWRSERYRVIAADDGADLVGAAMSGVPSAELVVPGDRVTPELLRSADAVVCVPKRDSLGRLALAAMACGVPVVAQPVGALADVVVDGVTGVHVPTRQPRFLAQVLRNLLADPVRRCTLGVAGRDRVECRYSWDRVAAEMVRIYARSGAERAVPLPTGGDATDHSGQ encoded by the coding sequence ATTGTTTGCCGTGCGGCAATTACCCGGGGTGTGAGAATCGCCCTGGTGTCGGCCGAGTACGCTCGGCATCCGCACGCCGACGAGCTGCCGCGCAGGCTGACCGCCCTCGGACACGAGGTGACCAGGTACGCCCACTCGACCCTGGAGCGGGATCTCGCCACCGACCGGCCGGACGTCGTGCACGCGCACTCCTGGCTGTCCGGCCTCGCCGCGTTGTCGGCGGTGCAGCACACCGACATCCCCGTCGTGCAGACCTGTGACGGGCTCGATCCCGCGGAGCACCGGCTGGTGAAGCGCGTCGTGGGGCACACGGCCGCGCGGATAGTCGTTGCCTGCCAGGACGATGCGGCTGAGCTGGTCAGCAGCGGCGTGCGCAGGAGCCGCATCTCCGTCGTCCCCGCGGGCGTGGACACGACGGTGTTCAACCCGGAGGGACCGGTGGCGTGGCGCTCGGAGCGGTACCGCGTGATCGCGGCCGACGACGGTGCCGATCTCGTCGGCGCCGCGATGAGCGGGGTGCCCTCCGCGGAGCTGGTCGTTCCCGGTGACCGGGTGACTCCCGAGCTGCTGCGGTCGGCCGACGCCGTCGTGTGCGTGCCGAAGCGCGACTCGCTCGGCCGCCTCGCGCTCGCGGCGATGGCGTGCGGTGTTCCCGTTGTGGCGCAACCGGTCGGGGCGCTCGCCGATGTGGTGGTGGACGGGGTCACCGGCGTGCACGTGCCGACCCGTCAACCCCGGTTCCTCGCCCAGGTGCTGCGGAACCTGCTGGCCGATCCGGTGCGCCGGTGCACGTTGGGCGTCGCCGGGCGGGACCGGGTCGAATGCCGCTACTCCTGGGACCGCGTCGCCGCGGAGATGGTGCGGATCTACGCGCGGTCAGGCGCTGAGCGGGCGGTGCCGCTTCCAACCGGCGGCGATGCGACCGACCACAGTGGACAGTAG
- a CDS encoding STAS domain-containing protein has protein sequence MASSDKLDFTPYDPGQPAPLLHVRVARTGATSVITVAGEIDMYSARELEVALTGQMEADADASVVIADLNGVSFMGSVGLAVLHEAAVRAARQGVQLRLAVSTKVVTRALEVSGLTSEFALYRTVQEALAA, from the coding sequence ATGGCCAGCAGCGACAAGCTCGACTTCACCCCCTACGACCCCGGCCAGCCGGCGCCGCTGTTGCACGTCCGGGTCGCCAGGACCGGTGCGACCAGCGTGATCACCGTCGCCGGGGAGATCGACATGTACTCCGCCCGCGAACTGGAGGTCGCGCTCACCGGGCAGATGGAGGCCGATGCCGACGCGTCGGTGGTGATCGCCGACCTCAACGGCGTGTCCTTCATGGGATCGGTCGGCCTTGCCGTGCTGCACGAGGCCGCGGTGCGCGCGGCGCGGCAGGGCGTACAGCTGCGCCTCGCGGTGTCCACCAAGGTGGTGACGCGCGCGTTGGAGGTCTCCGGTCTGACCTCGGAGTTCGCCCTCTACCGCACCGTGCAGGAGGCCCTCGCGGCGTGA